In Numida meleagris isolate 19003 breed g44 Domestic line chromosome 18, NumMel1.0, whole genome shotgun sequence, one DNA window encodes the following:
- the C1QBP gene encoding complement component 1 Q subcomponent-binding protein, mitochondrial: protein MDGSHGGSVQGSVRELTEKESVCFPIVKTDGKTSRPRLLPLSKLLGAPLPRSCRGRASNPRPGAGGGGAPEVARVLPGQHPPSSPRRAMLLARALRAAAALRPALPPRRPLSSLPPRALLQPPPLARSLWQRSDGGGWRAALLRPRRGSAGGVSCGCGGLHTEGDKAFAQFLTDEIKEERKIQKHKALPKVSGGWELEVHGTEARLVRKVAGEKITVTFNINNSIPPAVDEEAPEEQKPDEQEEPDITSTPNFVVEVIKDDTKQTLVLDCHYPEDEVGHEGEEESDIFTIREVSFQPTGESDWKDTNYTLNTDSLDWALYDHLMDFLADRGVDNTFADELIELSTALEHQEYIKFLEDLKSFVKCQ, encoded by the exons ATGGATGGGTCCCACGGAGGCTCTGTTCAAGGGAGCGTGCGGGAGCTGACGGAGAAGGAATCCGTCTGTTTTCCCATCGTAAAGACCGATGGCAAAACGTCCCGTCCCCGCCTCCTCCCCCTTTCGAAGCTTCTGGGCGCGCCCCTACCAAGGTCGTGCCGGGGGCGGGCTTCGAACCCGCGTCCCGGCGCGGGGGGGGGCGGAGCGCCGGAAGTGGCCCGAGTACTTCCGGGTCAGCATCCGCCCTCCTCTCCCCGCCGCGCCATGCTGCTCGCACGGGCCCTgcgcgccgccgccgcgctgcgccccgcgctgcccccgcGCCGCCCGCTCTCGTCCCTCCCGCCCCGCGCTCTCCTGCAGCCGCCGCCCTTGGCCCGCTCGCTCTGGCAGCGGAGCGATGGCGGCGGGTGGCGGGCGGCGCTGCTCCGCCCGCGGAGGGGCTCGGCCGGCGGCGTGTCCTGCGGCTGCGGCGGGCTGCACACCGAGG GGGACAAAGCGTTCGCGCAGTTCCTGACCGATGAGATCAAGGAGGAGCGGAAGATCCAGAAGCACAAGGCGCTGCCCAAGGTGTCCGGCggctgggagctggaggtgcACGGCACCGAGGCCCGGCTGGTGCGGAAAGTCGCCGGGGAGAA GATAACGGTCACGTTCAACATCAACAACAGCATCCCGCCCGCGGTGGATGAAGAAGCACCGGAAGAACAGAAACCCGACGAGCAGGAGGAG CCCGATATCACGTCGACTCCGAACTTCGTTGTGGAAGTCATTAAGGACGATACGAAGCAGACCCTTGTTCTTGACTGCCATTATCCCGAGGACGAG GTTGGCCAtgagggagaagaagaaagtgaCATCTTCACAATTAGGGAGGTCAGCTTTCAGCCCACTGGAGAATCGGATTGGAAGGACACCAACTACACCCTCAATACAGATTCCCTCGActgg GCTCTGTATGACCATTTAATGGATTTCCTGGCTGATCGAGGAGTGGATAACACATTTGCTGATGAGTTAATTGAACTCAGCACCGCACTGGAGCACCAGGAGTACATTAAATTCCTTGAAGACCTTAAAAGCTTTGTCAAATGTCAGTAA
- the DERL2 gene encoding derlin-2, whose protein sequence is MAYQTFRQEYLQVPPVTRAYTTACVLTTAAVQLELITPFQLYFNPELIFKHFQVWRLITNYLFFGPVGFNFLFNMIFLYRYCRMLEEGSFRGRTADFVFMFLFGGLLMTIFGLFVNLVFLGQAFTIMLVYVWSRRNPYVRMNFFGLLIFQAPFLPWVLMGFSLLLGNSIIVDLLGIAVGHIYFFLEDVFPNQPGGGRLLRTPSVLKAIFDTPEDDPNYNPLPEERPGGFAWGEGQRLGG, encoded by the exons ATGGCGTACCAGACCTTCCGGCAGGAGTACCTGCAGGTGCCGCCGGTGACGCGGGCCTACACCACGGCCTGCGTCCTCACCACTGCCGCCGTG CAATTAGAGCTAATTACACCCTTCCAGCTGTATTTCAACCCCGAATTAATATTTAAACACTTTCAA GTATGGCGGTTAATCACCAACTACTTATTCTTTGGACCAGTtggctttaattttttatttaacatgaTCTTTTT ATATCGTTACTGCCGAATGCTTGAAGAAGGCTCTTTTCGAGGTCGGACAGcagattttgtatttatgttCCTTTTTGGAGGACTCTTAATGACT ATCTTTGGGCTGTTTGTAAACTTGGTTTTCCTGGGTCAGGCCTTCACAATAATGCTCGTGTACGTATGGAGCCGCAGGAATCCCTATGTCCGTATGAACTTCTTTGGTCTTCTCATCTTTCAAGCTCCGTTTCTACCTTGGGTATTGATGGGCTTTTCACTGCTTTTGGGGAACTCCATCATTGTGGATCTCTTAG GCATTGCTGTTgggcatatatattttttcttagagGATGTCTTTCCCAATCAGCCTGGTGGTGGAAGGCTTCTGAGAACGCCGTCTGTCCT gAAAGCAATATTTGATACTCCGGAAGATGATCCTAATTACAATCCTTTGCCAGAAGAACGGCCAGGAGGATTTGCATGGGGAGAAGGTCAACGTCTTGGAGGCTAA
- the RPAIN gene encoding RPA-interacting protein, translated as MEEPLSRHRALYKGPAAPPWKETYRRRCLERLRSSRERLLRRYRQAGPGPGALLVPEVMEREWRSLQAERGAPGERGQRVLQQMPEDPDELAVLDEIQQELILQEQLVIEEYERSLQFDEECLNAILDGLDASNRIICPVCRKNHLTVRSHSVSCRCGLDIPTQGMTEEKLRSLLENTITEHSHRCLHNPEFTVTSGMEEEASLLMTCLVCDSWMILL; from the exons ATGGAGGAGCCGCTGAGCAGGCACCGGGCGCTGTACAAGGGCCCGGCCGCGCCGCCATGGAAGGAGACGTACCGGCGG CGCTGCCTGGAGCGCCTGAGGAGCAGCCGGGAGCGGCTGCTGCGCCGCTACCGCCAGGCGGGGCCGGGCCCCGGGGCGCTGCTGGTGCCGGAGGTGATGGAACGCGAGTGGCGGAGCCTGCAGGCCGAGCGCGGCGCGCCGGGGGAGCGCGGGCAGCGCGTGCTGCAGCAG ATGCCTGAGGACCCGGACGAGCTGGCGGTGCTGGATGAAATCCAGCAGGAGCTGATCCTGCAAG aacAACTGGTTATAGAAGAGTACGAGCGAAGTCTGCAGTTTGATGAAGAATGCCTCAATGCTATCCTGGATGGCTTGGATGCCAGCAACAGGATCATCTGCCCAGTGTGCAGAAA GAACCACCTGACTGTGAGGAGTCACTCGGTTTCTTGCCGCTGTGGGTTGGACATCCCTACTCAG ggtATGACGGAAGAGAAGCTTCGCTCACTTCTAGAAAACACTATAACAGAGCACAGTCACAGGTGCCTTCACAATCCGGAGTTCACAGTTACCAGTGGAATGGAGGAGGAAGCCAGTCTCCTCATGACCTGCCTG GTCTGTGACTCCTGGATGATTCTCCTCTAA
- the DHX33 gene encoding putative ATP-dependent RNA helicase DHX33, producing MLLREAIGDPILRKYSVIILDEAHERTIHTDVLFGVVKAAQKKRKELGKLPLKVVVMSATMDVDQFSQYFNGAPVLYLEGRQHPIQVFYTKQPQSDYLQAALVSVFQIHQEAPSSQDILVFLTGQEEIEAMTKTCRDIAKHLPDGCPQMTVMPLYASLPYSQQLRVFQAAPKGCRKVILSTNIAETSITISGIKYVVDTGMVKAKKYNPEIGLEVLAVQRVSKAQAWQRTGRAGREDSGICYRLYTEDEFEKFDKMTVPEIQRCNLASVLLQLLALRIPNILTFDFMSKPSPDAIQAAVEQLDLLGAVERKEDQLVLTPLGRKMAAFPLEPKFSKTILLSPKFHCTEEILTIVSLLSVDSVLYNPPARRDEVQSVRKKFISSEGDHLTLLNVYRAFKNVSGNKEWCKENFVNGRNMMLVSDVRAQLRDICVKLAMPMESSRSDTANVRRCLAHSLFMNAAELQPDGTYSTVNSHQLVAIHPSSVLFHCKPSCVVYNGLLHTNKCYMRDLCVVDADWLYDAAPDYFRRKLRAAKN from the exons ATGCTGCTCCGTGAAGCCATTGGGGATCCCATATTGCGGAAGTACAGCGTTATCATCCTGGATGAAGCCCATGAGAGGACCATCCATACTGATGTGCTCTTTGGAGTGGTGAAAGCTGCGCAAAAGAAGCGAAAGGAATTGGGCAAACTGCCCCTAAAA GTGGTTGTCATGTCAGCTACGATGGACGTCGATCAGTTCTCCCAGTACTTCAATGGAGCTCCTGTTCTCTATTTAGAAGGCAGGCAACATCCCATTCAGGTCTTCTACACCAAACAGCCTCAGAGCGATTACCTCCAAGCAGCACTGGTGTCAGTCTTCCAGATCCACCAG GAAGCACCCTCTTCTCAGGACATCCTCGTGTTTCTAACCGGTCAGGAAGAAATTGAAGCAATGACCAAAACCTGCCGAGACATTGCCAAGCATCTCCCTGATGGCTGCCCACAGATGACAGTGATGCCTCTTTATGCTTCTCTGCCCTACTCTCAGCAACTCCGAGTCTTTCAGGCTGCCCCCAAG GGATGCCGCAAAGTGATCCTCTCCACCAACATCGCAGAAACCTCCATCACCATTTCGGGTATCAAGTATGTTGTGGACACCGGCATGGTCAAAGCAAAGAAGTACAACCCTG AAATTGGTCTGGAAGTGTTGGCAGTCCAGCGAGTGTCAAAGGCCCAGGCTTGGCAACGAACAGGGAGAGCAGGGCGAGAGGACAGTGGGATCTGCTACCGGCTCTACACTGAGGATGAGTTTGAGAAGTTTGACAAAATGACAGTACCTGAGATACAGAG GTGTAACTTGGCCAGTGTGCTGCTTCAGCTCTTGGCCCTGAGAATTCCCAACATACTCACCTTTGACTTCATGTCCAAACCATCTCCTG ATGCTATTCAAGCAGCAGTTGAGCAGCTGGacctgctgggggctgtggagCGAAAGGAAGATCAGCTTGTCCTAACTCCCCTGGGAAGGAAGATGGCAGCCTTCCCGCTGGAACCAAAGTTCTCTAAA ACCATCCTCCTGTCCCCGAAGTTCCATTGCACAGAAGAGATTCTGACCATTGTATCGCTGTTATCAGTGGACAGTGTCCTGTACAATCCCCCGGCCCGGCGGGACGAGGTGCAAtctgtcaggaagaaatttatCTCCAGTGAGGGGGATCACCTTACCCTGCTCAACGTGTACAGAGCCTTCAAAAATGTCAGCGGCAACAAG GAATGGTGCAAAGAGAACTTTGTCAACGGCAGGAACATGATGCTCGTGTCAGACGTGAGAGCTCAGCTCAGGGACATTTGTGTAAAG TTAGCCATGCCCATGGAGTCCTCCCGTTCCGACACCGCAAACGTCCGCCGCTGCCTGGCTCACAGCCTCTTCATGAACGCCGCCGAGCTGCAGCCGGACGGCACCTACAGCACTGTGAACTCTCACCAGCTGGTGGCCATCCACCCCTCTTCCGTCCTCTTCCACTGCAAACCCTCGTGCGTGGTTTACAACGGGCTGCTTCACACCAACAAGTGCTACATGCGGGACCTGTGCGTGGTGGATGCGGACTGGCTGTACGACGCAGCGCCTGACTATTTCCGCAGGAAACTCAGAGCGGCCAAGAACTGA
- the MIS12 gene encoding protein MIS12 homolog: MSVRPMAYETQFFGFTPQTCMLRIYLAFQDYLFEMMVVVESVILKKLEALPACQISRFEIRKSTESFLHFMKARFDQLFGKMEEVLLQLVLSIPENVLLPEDRVHQQYPYSQEEFRALQDEIAQLQQQFRAEAAAGQALSAELEEQKAVQAELKKVVQWFDGLENICREHGTGNFKESLEFLTQNCKKLQDVLRDVEGKSRKIKKRDQLL; encoded by the coding sequence ATGTCGGTCCGCCCCATGGCCTACGAGACGCAGTTCTTCGGGTTCACCCCGCAGACATGCATGCTGCGCATCTACCTGGCGTTCCAGGATTACCTCTTCGagatgatggtggtggtggagaGCGTCATCCTGAAGAAGCTCGAGGCTCTGCCGGCCTGCCAGATCAGCCGCTTCGAGATCCGCAAGAGCACGGAGAGCTTCCTGCACTTCATGAAGGCCCGCTTCGACCAGCTCTTTGGCAAGATGGAAGaggtgctcctgcagctggtgctCAGCATCCCTGAGAACGTGCTGCTCCCCGAGGACAGGGTCCACCAGCAGTACCCCTACAGCCAGGAGGAGTTCCGCGCGCTGCAGGACGAGATcgcccagctgcagcagcagttcaggGCCGAGGCGGCCGCCGGGCAGGCGCTgagtgcagagctggaggagcagaaggcCGTGCAGGCCGAGCTCAAGAAGGTTGTGCAGTGGTTTGATGGGCTGGAGAACATCTGCAGGGAGCACGGGACCGGCAACTTCAAAGAGAGCTTGGAGTTCCTGACACAAAACTGTAAGAAGCTGCAGGATGTGCTGAGAGATGTTgaagggaagagcagaaaaataaagaaacgCGATCAGTTACTGTAA